In a genomic window of Wyeomyia smithii strain HCP4-BCI-WySm-NY-G18 chromosome 1, ASM2978416v1, whole genome shotgun sequence:
- the LOC129719072 gene encoding uncharacterized protein LOC129719072 isoform X6 has translation MNQRQQATADGIRRFDPPAFTTMESKKLQQMQQANSHLAPQTKPPTFQQQQQGTDFRSNQSPVFQNQPQYQSFASNFAQINYSHQIRPQQPQQLQSQQQQQHQQHHQQQQQHLSAHSSPKSNSNSLYLSEYSSSSHVGQPQHHHTIGSHYHFDQIYQTSSPSSGSGERDRLYQTAPRPTQHTHASPQPQLSKLELQFQQLQREKIQAQIKTATEALAHQQQTFALRQQLNPPVPNYHLKQNLLQNLSQQHHQQIQHQQQQLQMHQNRNAPPSSLNLTSHFQPAQGPMKMMNQNMHDYGATATNQHPINETLYQAAAQQKQHFHPKTPNNLQSPAPNQIIIQQNIPGHVVNQACQTQISGVKNQSQNQKSPNSDSLSSPSHDGLERRKSGPIHTLKSPVTKRPVNAPISMSGWLYKQGSDGLKVWRRRWFVLSEYILYYYKSQEEEKLLGTVLLPSYKISACFPEDKVYRKFAFKCEHTNMRTFVFAAETAESMTAWVRSLTLATMMQGSSESETSSPSNNARSGDNSDSGIQTYQSQLAGKSGVVQAPVTPVSDNGGGGSQPLYANAPPKPRRANDGGYSSPSPEHIPDARYDQELQPIYGSRDMNQPKPSDAMNNSNLLQTQSPLIKRGFNDQMAYDPNYNDAIYGNAKRIERDMYIQKLIQQQQQQQQQLHQLQQQQQQKQQQQQLAMQQVSPQQQQQQQQQQQLQRQYTNPFMHPNADRRTPDTYGPPRAAMDKHMSDYEDIYNLTVLSKSLPPPNMADETTAASGGYRRPMSPLRYEAQNAAMPQRYTPNYLENSPAQQQHIQMRARPVQSTIPRPHSADFLDYEARNPVKAKLKEEPARAPRPKSSLDINRTPDNYYYSEASYAEKMRMQSVSYLQRTNLTGLSSVNNAGTVPRDGYYAIRSEYGDELQQGSASVPRTQRMTMNNLKKYPSQQEQFLRSASARLPRKEEDPSARDGERKREESMKRLLEWKQRMLQSPLTRKISQQQQHQLSGSPSSTGNPFLTKPVNVTLDAEAYLGQNQSPQQAGLDNKTNLEYNSYSSDDEDGTENTPAGRSSPNVSASASAVLETSEIVPEAEVPVQNPKELLGGDMVDNSQTFSPSLVDDGSNIYENNSIAAASGTTKPSKLVASASFKERLLPLEPESKYVPVYDHSAIIKSPIVQSLKNTDEASTDKTDTTTASDIPAMLDDETDEQSFEYTDQDLEEALQAEIGEDPPNNDDNSDDLHLVDISSENQSFYMPMAPKKTVLNVNTSELKLSAMDILNSIQKCTNDKNIQDENTYIEMTNGMGGKCVFGDDLKSTYEMIVVQNSGSSKADQEPLYMELSQLSSNSLEKRNKAEKLATESASSTLKKKQSDRGTLTRKHSKSKRNDLPDILKSNNSYLKSDDSSDADDESPSKDSSEQSRIKAARSRFSLSDTFRPASYYLGASTSTPLGECVDSSDSEIVSPPPIPTAALPLDEHNSDEIFLSENFDTVKRRDKDSKSNSRSSLLNTSDHRQPSQTSLSGSIDSKSLSGKHPYGSNRSSLQSNLYLGSCYNAERFDNGSNTSSEYDLYRRLKPDPGNDASRRTSTSLSETESVELRRSSSKMDVHTRNKRRPISEDSLNEIQMLGSYGIDETSLSNANFDQYLGNLENVYVNSEESTPHRMVWMDSSLTNLSIGESYKNGHDNSIYYENVEIQPRTTPNTSNRTDDDAKAFYDSLEDVALHEKVTLSPLKEKNLSIHDARCESEDLMAAGRSNLNIEIVDSVTTMSSMDLDQRSSCTVFDLTQTTTPAHSRGNSNLSDSAPYYYSDLQSRDSSVSDITKLSDLSRIKFPPKLNNQRDIGVKKTGISHIQNPINHVKAANILTVAEKDHEIDQRNIYESDRMVDKNVNKVIEVSLSSSSKNYYSNKMMNNKPVQLEDQRLSGEMMPSTSMLASILKSSNSASSSQVLAAISNQNVSSKSSLNISTDMSASGDQLWEEDSLWRDNLRRASHMHAKSMESLDHLGAASAVQSKLSTLNRKHARQAGKAITRDVTYVNDDLLTKTQLLKKQHKSQSSSDDNDVYVQLANNMNRTDSASSDTPSDVYEVLRDESTKYDIDRENIRQWDLMSSGLVNSTNKTLEADDRESHRANKEKSSSRESTLKRQKGSSLGLDGSLQKGAKGTPKTGTGSSLDPAGPAATVDSNDYTPSPGSSHVFATSSDAHVHKKHSNTTTH, from the exons CAGGTTCGATCCACCCGCGTTTACCACAATGGAGAGCAAAAAGCTTCAACAGATGCAGCAGGCCAACTCTCATCTGGCACCACAAACGAAACCTCCAACttttcagcagcagcagcagggtACCGATTTCCGGTCGAATCAGTCCCCAGTATTCCAAAACCAACCGCAGTATCAAAGTTTCGCGTCGAACTTCGCCCAAATCAACTATTCACACCAAATACGACCTCAACAACCGCAGCAGCTGCAgtcacaacagcaacaacagcaccAACAGCATcatcagcaacagcagcaacatcTCAGCGCTCATAGTAGCCCCAAATCGAATAGCAACAGTTTGTACCTTAGCGAATACTCTAGTTCGAGTCATGTCGGACAGCCCCAGCATCATCACACGATCGGTAGTCACTATCATTTCGACCAAATTTATCAAACCAGTTCGCCATCCAGTGGCAGTGGCGAACGGGACCGTTTGTATCAGACCGCTCCGAGACCAACCCAGCATACTCATGCAAGTCCACAGCCTCAACTCTCGAAGCTGGAACTTCAATTCCAGCAACTGCAGCGGGAAAAAATCCAAGCACAGATCAAAACCGCAACCGAGGCCCTAGCGCATCAGCAACAAACGTTCGCATTACGGCAGCAACTGAATCCGCCGGTTCCCAATTACCATCTGAAGCAGAATTTGCTCCAAAACCTTTCCCAGCAGCATCACCAGCAAATTCAGCATCAACAGCAGCAACTGCAGATGCACCAAAATCGCAACGCACCGCCTTCCAGCCTTAACCTAACTAGCCACTTTCAGCCGGCCCAAGGTCCAATGAAGATGATGAACCAGAACATGCACGATTACGGTGCCACAGCCACCAATCAGCATCCGATAAATGAAACGCTCTATCAGGCCGCAGCCCAGCAAAAGCAACATTTTCATCCAAAAACTCCAAACAATCTGCAATCCCCGGCTCCCAACCAAATCATCATCCAGCAGAACATCCCCGGCCATGTAGTGAATCAAGCTTGCCAGACGCAGATAAGCGGAGTAAAGAATCAATCGCAGAACCAAAAGTCACCCAACTCGGATTCACTTTCTTCACCCTCGCACGATGgattggagaggcgaaaaagtGGCCCCATTCATACGTTGAAATCCCCCGTTACGAAACGACCCGTTAATGCACCGATTTCCATGTCCGGATGGTTGTACAAACAGGGCTCCGATGGGTTGAAGGTTTGGCGAAGACGGTGGTTTGTCCTGTCGGAATACATCCTGTACTATTACAAAAGTCAAGAAGAGGAAAAACTTCTGGGAACGGTGCTGCTGCCGTCCTACAAAATATCCGCATGTTTCCCCGAAGATAAGGTGTACCGGAAGTTTGCGTTCAAATGCGAGCACACCAACATGCGAACGTTTGTTTTCGCGGCCGAAACGGCCGAATCAATGACCGCCTGGGTAAGGTCACTAACGTTGGCAACGATGATGCAGGGTAGCAGCGAATCCGAAACTAGCTCTCCCTCGAATAACGCCCGTAGTGGAGACAATAGTGATTCCGGAATACAAACCTACCAGTCACAACTGGCCGGTAAAAGTGGAGTTGTGCAAGCCCCGGTGACACCCGTATCCGACAATGGTGGCGGAGGATCACAACCACTGTATGCAAATGCTCCACCAAAACCTAGGAGAGCCAACGACGGAGGATATTCTTCGCCTAGTCCAGAACACATACCAGACGCAAGGTATGACCAAGAACTGCAACCCATCTACGGAAGTCGTGACATGAATCAACCCAAACCTTCCGACGCGATGAACAATTCCAACCTCCTGCAAACACAATCACCGCTAATCAAACGAGGTTTCAACGACCAAATGGCGTACGATCCGAATTACAACGATGCAATTTATGGCAATGCAAAGCGAATCGAACGAGATATGTACATCCAGAAGTTAatacagcaacagcagcaacaacaacagcaactccATCAGctgcaacagcagcaacagcagaagcaacaacagcagcaactgGCAATGCAACAAGTTTCAccgcagcagcaacaacaacaacaacaacaacagcaactacAACGACAATACACCAACCCTTTCATGCATCCGAACGCGGACAGGCGAACACCGGACACGTACGGACCTCCGCGTGCCGCGATGGACAAACACATGTCCGATTACGAAGACATCTACAATCTAACGGTGCTCTCGAAGTCCTTGCCACCCCCCAACATGGCCGATGAGACAACGGCTGCCAGCGGCGGCTACCGGAGGCCGATGAGTCCGCTTCGATACGAAGCACAGAATGCGGCAATGCCCCAGCGGTATACTCCCAACTATTTAGAG AACTCGCCCGCACAGCAGCAACATATCCAGATGCGCGCCCGCCCAGTGCAGTCCACCATCCCGCGGCCACATTCGGCGGATTTCCTCGACTACGAGGCACGCAATCCGGTCAAGGCTAAGCTCAAGGAGGAACCGGCTCGGGCCCCTCGGCCCAAATCTAGTCTCGACATCAACCGAACGCCCGATAATTACTACTATTCGGAGGCAAGCTACGCGGAGAAGATGCGCATGCAAAGCGTTTCCTACCTGCAGCGAACCAACCTGACCGGACTGTCCA GTGTCAACAATGCTGGAACAGTCCCGCGTGACGGATACTATGCCATACGGTCCGAGTACGGTGACGAACTTCAACAGGGTTCGGCTAGCGTTCCTCGGACCCAGCGAATGACAATGAATAATCTGAAAAAGTATCCTTCGCAGCAGGAACAGTTCCTACGATCGGCCAGCGCTCGGCTGCCACGCAAGGAAGAGGACCCTAGCGCACGAGATGGCGAACGAAAGCGCGAAGAATCGATGAAGCGTCTGCTGGAGTGGAAGCAGCGCATGCTGCAGTCACCTCTAACGAGAAAGATTTCCCAACAACAACAGCATCAACTATCCGGATCACCCAGCTCGACCGGGAATCCTTTCCTGACGAAACCGGTGAATGTCACTCTGGATGCGGAAGCCTACCTAGGTCAGAATCAATCCCCCCAACAGGCAGGATTGGACAACAAGACCAACCTAGAGTACAATAGTTACTCATCCGATGACGAAG ATGGAACAGAAAATACGCCGGCAGGAAGGTCATCGCCAAATGTTTCCGCTTCCGCAAGTGCAGTGCTAGAGACTAGCGAAATTGTACCGGAAGCTGAAGTGCCTGTCCAAAACCCTAAAGAACTCCTTGGCGGCGATATGGTTGACAATTCGCAGACCTTTTCCCCCTCCCTGGTTGACGATGGGTCCAATATTTACGAAAACAATTCGATTGCGGCGGCCTCCGGTACGACCAAGCCAAGCAAGCTCGTGGCAAGTGCTAGTTTCAAAGAGCGTTTACTGCCGTTGGAGCCGGAATCGAAATATGTACCGGTTTATGACCATAGTGCAATTATAAAATCTCCGATTGTGCAAAGTCTCAAAAACACTGATGAAGCATCGACGGACAAGACAGACACGACGACAGCTTCGGACATCCCTGCCATGCTGGACGATGAGACTGACGAACAATCTTTCGAATACACCGACCAAGATTTAGAGGAAGCGCTCCAGGCAGAAATCGGCGAAGACCCACCCAACAACGACGACAACAGTGATGACTTACATCTGGTGGATATCAGCAGTGAGAATCAATCTTTCTACATGCCGATGGCACCGAAAAAAACCGTACTAAATGTTAACACATCGGAACTAAAACTGAGCGCTATGGACAtcctgaactcgatacaaaaatgCACCAACGACAAAAACATCCAAGATGAAAACACCTACATCGAGATGACCAACGGGATGGGTGGCAAGTGTGTGTTTGGGGATGACCTCAAATCAACCTACGAGATGATTGTAGTCCAGAACAGTGGTTCTTCGAAGGCGGACCAGGAGCCACTGTATATGGAACTGTCGCAGTTGAGCAGCAACAGTCTGGAGAAGAGAAACAAAGCGGAAAAACTGGCAACAGAATCGGCATCCAGCACCCTGAAGAAGAAACAATCCGACCGTGGAACTCTCACTCGCAAGCACAGTAAATCCAAACGAAACGACCTGCCGGACATCCTCAAATCGAACAACAGTTACTTGAAAAGCGATGACAGTTCGGATGCTGACGACGAATCACCCTCGAAGGATTCGTCGGAACAAAGCCGAATAAAGGCGGCTCGTTCTAGATTTAGCCTCTCGGATACATTTCGTCCTGCGTCTTACTATTTGGGTGCAAGCACCAGTACGCCACTCGGGGAATGCGTCGATAGCTCGGACAGTGAAATCGTTTCTCCTCCACCGATTCCAACGGCGGCTCTACCACTTGATGAGCACAACAGTGACGAGATTTTCCTGTCGGAGAATTTCGACACCGTCAAGCGACGCGATAAAGATTCTAAGTCGAATTCACGTAGCTCTCTGCTGAACACATCCGACCATCGACAGCCCAGCCAAACGAGTCTGTCTGGTTCGATCGATAGTAAGTCACTTTCGGGGAAGCACCCTTACGGCTCGAATAGGTCCAGCTTGCAGAGTAATCTGTACCTGGGTTCATGCTATAATGCGGAGCGATTCGATAATGGTTCGAATACGTCATCCGAGTATGATCTCTATCGGAGATTGAAACCAGATCCTGGGAATGACGCGAGTCGAAGAACGTCCACTTCATTGTCGGAAACTGAATCTGTTGAACTAAGACGAAGCAGCTCGAAAATGGATGTTCACACTCGTAACAAACGAAGACCCATTTCGGAGGATTCCCTCAATGAAATCCAGATGCTTGGAAGTTACGGCATCGATGAGACTTCGCTATCGAATGCGAACTTTGATCAGTACTTGGGTAATTTGGAGAATGTTTATGTTAACTCCGAAGAAAGTACACCACACAGGATGGTTTGGATGGACAGCAGTCTAACGAACCTTTCCATCGGGGAATCGTACAAAAATGGACACGACAATAGCATTTACTACGAGAACGTGGAGATCCAACCGCGTACCACACCGAACACCAGTAACCGGACGGATGACGATGCGAAAGCCTTTTACGACTCCCTGGAGGACGTAGCGCTACACGAAAAAGTCACACTATCTCCTCTGAAGGAGAAAAATCTCTCAATTCATGACGCCCGATGCGAATCCGAAGATTTGATGGCTGCGGGACGCAGCAACCTCAACATCGAGATAGTGGATTCCGTCACAACCATGTCCTCAATGGACTTGGATCAGCGAAGCTCCTGTACGGTGTTCGACCTAACGCAAACGACCACTCCAGCGCACAGCCGAGGCAACAGTAACCTTTCCGATTCAGCTCCTTATTACTATTCCGATCTGCAGAGTAGAGATTCGTCAGTTTCCGACATCACCAAGCTGTCCGACTTAAGTCGAATAAAATTCCCACCCAAATTGAACAATCAGCGGGACATTGGGGTCAAGAAAACGGGCATCTCCCACATCCAAAACCCGATAAATCACGTCAAGGCGGCTAACATTCTCACTGTTGCCGAAAAGGATCACGAAATCGACCAACGAAACATTTACGAGTCGGATCGAATGGTCGATAAAAATGTGAACAAGGTTATCGAAGTGTCCCTGTCGAGCAGCAGCAAAAATTATTACAGTAACAAAATGATGAATAATAAGCCCGTCCAGTTGGAAGATCAGCGACTGAGTGGCGAAATGATGCCTTCCACCTCGATGCTAGCATCGATTTTGAAATCTAGTAACAGTGCAAGTAGTAGCCAGGTTTTAGCGGCCATCAGCAATCAAAACGTCTCTTCAAAAAGTAGTCTGAATATTTCAACCGATATGTCCGCGAGTGGCGATCAACTGTGGGAGGAGGACAGTTTGTGGCGAGATAATCTTCGTAGGGCATCACATATGCATGCCAAGTCGATGGAAAGCCTTGACCACTTGGGTGCAGCTTCGGCAGTACAATCCAAACTGTCGACATTGAATCGAAAACATGCACGACAAGCTGGTAAAGCTATAACGCGTGACGTAACGTACGTCAACGATGACCTGTTGACCAAAACTCAGCTGCTCAAGAAGCAGCACAAATCACAAAGTTCCAGTGACGACAATGACGTTTACGTTCAGCTAGCCAACAACATGAACCGGACAGATTCTGCCTCCTCCGATACCCCGTCGGATGTGTACGAGGTGCTTCGGGATGAATCGACAAAGTACGACATTGACAGGGAAAATATTCGACAGTGGGATTTGATGTCCAGTGGACTAGTTAATAGTACTAACAAAACGCTAGAAGCAGACGATAGGGAATCGCACCGTGCCAACAAGGAGAAAAGTAGTAGCCGGGAAAGCACCTTGAAGCGACAGAAGGGGAGTTCTTTAGGGTTGGATGGGTCACTTCAGAAAGGTGCGAAAGGTACACCTAAGACAGGCACCGGTAGTAGTCTGGACCCGGCCGGTCCTGCTGCCACGGTCGATAGCAATGACTATACGCCAAGTCCTGGGTCCAGCCATGTCTTTGCAACGTCGTCGGATGCACATGTTCACAAAAAGCACAGTAACACCACAACACACTAA